In Arvicanthis niloticus isolate mArvNil1 chromosome 27, mArvNil1.pat.X, whole genome shotgun sequence, a genomic segment contains:
- the Shroom3 gene encoding protein Shroom3 isoform X3: MVRSKGCLALVLPRFGTQNSRRQQKLDVCATPSHADPGTSNSLSSELLTCSPQHRKATWSGGVKLRLKQRCSEPATRPHSWHTTKLGETQPDVSMMQISQGTVGPPWHQSYHSSSSTSDLSNYDHAYLRRSPDQCSSQGSMESLEPSGGYPPCHLLSPAKSTSSIDQLGHLHNKRDSAYSSFSTSSSIFEYPPPGGSARERSSSTDMISARGGLLEGMRQADIRYVKTVYDTRRGVSSEYEVNPSALLLQGRDAHTSADSQGCAKWHSIPRGKGTPSLSWSQQCSGSLETATDNPPHKAGAPMPPTRSDSYAAFRHGERPSSWSSLDQKRFYRPQTNSSGSQKTPFLEEQLHTVPERSPENSPPVKPKHNYTRKTQPGQPLLPTGIYPVPSPEPHFAQVPQPSVSSNGTVYPALVKESGYTAAQGTCNKMAALDENGNQKEASRPGFAFCQPLEQDSVTLVEKKPEPAAKYLYKVHFSSVPENEDSSLKRHVTSPHGNSPYPSERKNIHGGSRPCSNQHSLASPQAQAMLVGDDRKPSRLFQPWDGDFQEDHNANLRQKVERESQGQGLSGNFGRTKSAFSSLQNIPESLRRPSSVELGEAPEVYPGGRSTCAPTTKVEDPGRKAGPDHRGFLDRSVSYPRPEGKMNAVESFHSADSRYEEPPAPPLQQQQQQQQQQQQQQQQQQQQQQQQQQQQQQQQQQQQQQQQQQQQQQQQQQQQQQPSTVSQRRLSASSTSALQYRKPHCSVLEKVSKIEEREQGRHRPLSVGSSAHGLSYRPSRTGPTPSTFSSDLDEPKASSVHGPESTEHLRNGEQNPPNGESKQEEASWQHCGQLPRRATADGRGPPARGSEPPRPEARLLRSQSTFQLVSEAEKEASWPEDRPSTPESPLLDAPFSRAYRNSIKDAQSRVLGATSFRRRDLEPGTAATSRPWRPRPASAHVGMRSPEAAAPSSSPHTPRERHSVTPAAGTPPAPQAARRGPRRRLTAEQKKRSYSEPEKMNEVGVSEEAEPAPRGPLRPAQQRFSESTVADRRRVFERDGKACSTLSLSGPELKQFQQSALADYIQRKTGKRPSGAACTPEPGLRERAQSAYLQAGPAAPEGPGLASACSLSSLREPEALPRKEHPHQSAADGPQAPRDRSSSFASGRLVGERRRWDPQAPRQLLSGPRGVQRMDRTPGGPPSWGMVAGKAGKSKSAEDLLERSDSLAVPVHVRSRSSPTSDKKGQDVLLREDSGFGLVKDPCCLAGPGSRSLSCSDRGPKELPLPLYHPMPCWNGSSCKAAVGSSAPMESSGASDHLKQLRAPGPRPLSAGIHSHFPDARAASVAPLSSPLPSGVPSSYCSQPAMDQQTGQQPLPSPASAVTQPPSPGSHELNSPAYGLEEGMWKRVSLPQRPSPPWVKWAHAVKEDSLAKDASVPEFASQKHCKQQPSLPSSCSTSDPDTPGRISLRISESALQASPPPRGDYDDEVFMKDVHPKVASSPTFEALPPPPPPPPPPSQEPLANGSDDFPPPPPQAMCEVLLDGEASKEPGSGFCRLPRVTVTREGHVPGAVHSEHSQIMTATPPQTSAKGSEAESNTPSSVGAQPQPSGPLGKQPGPSQTQNLTYEPVDRTQDLGKKIHAEPQKTSEDIRTEALAKEIVHQDKSLADILDPDSRMKTTMDLMEGLFPRDANVLKDSVAKRKALDMTARHGGCEAKMSEHKEAAGVLVNCPAYYSVSAAKAELLNKIKDMPQELREEEEQEDVNEKKAELIGSLTHKLETLQEAKGTLLMDIKLNNALGEEVEALISELCKPNEFDKYKMFIGDLDKVVNLLLSLSGRLARVENVLSGLGEDASKEERSSLNEKRKVLAGQHEDARELKENLDRRERVVLDILANYLSDEQLQDYQHFVKMKSTLLIEQRKLDDKIKLGQEQVRCLLESLPSNFRPKAGAISLPPALTSHMTPGGGSVLGGIFPTLTSPL; encoded by the exons CTCTTCTACGAGTGACCTCTCCAACTATGACCATGCTTATCTGAGGCGGAGCCCTGACCAGTGCAGCTCCCAGGGGAGCATGGAAAGCCTGGAGCCCAGTGGCGGATACCCACCCTGccatcttctttctcctgccAAGTCCACGAGCAGCATCGACCAGCTAGGCCACCTTCACAATAAGAGAGACTCGGCATATAGCTCCTTCTCCACCAGTTCTAGCATCTTTGAGTACCCACCCCCTGGTGGCTCTGCCCGAGAACGTTCAAGTTCCACGGATATGATTTCTGCCCGGGGTGGCCTTCTCGAAGGGATGAGGCAGGCAGACATTCGCTATGTCAAGACAGTCTACGATACCCGGAGGGGAGTATCTTCTGAGTATGAGGTGAACCCTTCAGCCTTGCTTCTTCAAGGTAGGGATGCCCACACCTCAGCCGATAGTCAGGGCTGTGCTAAATGGCATAGCATTCCTCGGGGCAAGGGAACGCCTTCCCTGTCCTGGAGCCAGCAGTGTTCTGGTTCCCTGGAGACTGCTACTGACAACCCGCCCCACAAGGCAGGTGCACCCATGCCCCCAACCCGCAGTGATAGTTATGCAGCTTTCCGCCATGGCGAGCGTCCCAGCTCCTGGTCCAGCCTTGATCAGAAGAGGTTCTACCGGCCTCAGACAAACTCTTCAGGCTCCCAGAAAACCCCATTCCTGGAGGAACAACTGCATACAGTCCCAGAGAGGAGTCCAGAGAACAGCCCCCCAGTGAAACCTAAGCATAATTATACCCGGAAGACGCAGCCTGGCCAACCTCTGCTGCCCACTGGCATCTATCCGGTACCTTCTCCAGAGCCTCACTTTGCCCAGGTGCCCCAGCCCTCTGTGAGTAGTAATGGTACAGTCTACCCTGCACTAGTCAAAGAGAGTGGATACACAGCTGCTCAGGGAACTTGTAACAAGATGGCTGCCTTAGATGAGAACGGAAATCAAAAAGAAGCTAGCAGGCCTGGGTTTGCCTTCTGTCAGCCCCTAGAACAGGACTCAGTGACTCTTGTGGAGAAAAAGCCAGAGCCCGCGGCCAAATACCTCTACAAAGTCCATTTTTCTTCAGTGCCTGAAAATGAAGACTCTTCCCTAAAGAGACACGTCACATCTCCCCATGGCAATAGCCCATATCCCAGTGAGAGAAAGAACATTCATGGTGGCAGCAGACCATGTTCTAATCAGCACAGTCTCGCATCCCCTCAGGCCCAGGCCATGCTCGTGGGTGATGACAGGAAGCCTTCCAGGCTCTTTCAGCCTTGGGATGGAGACTTTCAGGAAGATCACAATGCCAACCTCAGGCAGAAAGTAGAGAGGGAAAGCCAAGGCCAGGGCTTGTCAGGCAACTTTGGCAGAACCAAGTCGgccttctcatctctccagaaTATTCCGGAGAGTCTAAGAAGACCAAGCAGCGTGGAGCTCGGAGAAGCCCCGGAGGTTTACCCCGGTGGCAGGTCCACCTGTGCCCCCACCACCAAGGTGGAGGACCCTGGAAGGAAAGCAGGGCCCGACCACAGAGGCTTCCTGGATAGGTCTGTTTCCTATCCAAGGCCCGAGGGGAAAATGAACGCTGTAGAATCTTTCCACAGTGCAGACTCCAGGTATGAAGAGCCCCCGGCCCCAccgctgcagcagcagcagcagcagcagcagcagcagcagcagcagcagcagcagcagcagcagcagcagcagcagcagcagcagcagcagcagcagcagcagcagcagcagcagcagcagcagcagcagcagcagcagcagcagcagcagcagcagcagcagcagcagccatccACTGTGAGCCAGAGGCGCCTGAGCGCCAGCAGCACGTCTGCCCTGCAGTACAGGAAGCCCCACTGCTCCGTGCTGGAGAAGGTTTCTAAAATAGAGGAGCGAGAGCAGGGGCGCCACAGACCCCTGAGTGTGGGCAGCTCCGCTCACGGCCTCAGCTACAGGCCCAGTAGGACCGGCCCGACTCCCAGTACTTTCTCCAGTGACCTTGACGAGCCAAAAGCAAGCAGCGTCCATGGCCCTGAGTCCACTGAGCACCTGCGCAATGGGGAGCAGAACCCCCCAAACGGGGAGTCTAAGCAGGAAGAGGCCTCCTGGCAGCACTGCGGCCAGCTGCCGAGGAGGGCCACTGCAGATGGCCGAGGGCCTCCTGCCCGAGGCAGTGAGCCCCCGAGGCCGGAGGCCCGCCTGCTCCGCAGCCAGAGCACCTTTCAGCTCGTCAGCGAGGCGGAGAAAGAAGCCTCCTGGCCGGAGGACAGGCCCAGCACCCCCGAGTCGCCCCTGCTGGACGCGCCCTTCAGCCGCGCCTACAGGAACAGCATCAAGGACGCCCAGTCCCGCGTCCTGGGAGCCACGTCGTTTCGTCGTCGAGACCTGGAACCGGGCACCGCCGCGACCTCGAGGCCCTGGCGCCCGCGACCTGCCTCTGCCCACGTGGGGATGCGGAGCCCGGAGGCCGCGGCGCCCTCGTCCTCCCCGCACACCCCTCGGGAGCGACACAGTGTGACCCCGGCCGCGGGGACCCCGCCCGCACCCCAGGCTGCCCGCAGAGGGCCACGCCGGCGGCTCACGGCCGAGCAGAAGAAGCGCTCCTACTCGGAGCCTGAGAAGATGAACGAGGTGGGGGTCTCGGAGGAGGCCGAGCCCGCGCCCCGCGGCCCACTGAGGCCCGCGCAGCAGCGCTTCTCGGAGAGCACCGTGGCCGACCGGCGCCGCGTCTTCGAGCGCGACGGCAAGGCCTGCTCCACGCTCAGCCTGTCGGGCCCCGAGCTGAAGCAGTTCCAGCAGAGTGCCCTGGCCGACTACATCCAGCGCAAGACCGGCAAGCGGCCCTCCGGAGCCGCCTGCACGCCGGAGCCCGGGCTGCGCGAGCGCGCACAGAGCGCCTACCTCCAGGCGGGCCCCGCGGCGCCCGAAGGCCCCGGCCTGGCCTCCGCCTGCAGCCTGAGCTCGCTGCGGGAGCCCGAGGCGCTGCCCCGCAAGGAGCACCCCCATCAGTCCGCCGCAGATGGACCACAGGCACCCCGAGATCGCAGCAGCTCCTTCGCCAGCGGACGCCTAGTCGGGGAGCGACGACGCTGGGATCCTCAGGCCCCCAGGCAGCTGCTCAGCGGACCGAGGGGTGTCCAGAGGATGGACAGGACCCCTGGCGGGCCGCCTTCCTGGGGCATGGTGGCCGGGAAGGCGGGGAAGTCCAAGTCAGCCGAGGATTTGCTGGAGCGCTCGGATTCCCTGGCGGTCCCTGTGCATGTGAGGTCCAGGTCGTCTCCCACCTCCGACAAGAAAGGTCAG GATGTGCTCCTGAGGGAAGACAGTGGCTTTGGTCTTGTGAAGGATCCATGTTGTTTGGCTGGCCCTGGGTCTAG GTCTCTCAGCTGCTCAGACAGAGGCCCAAAAGAGCTGCCATTACCCCTGTACCATCCCATGCCTTGCTGGAATGGCTCATCCTGCAAAGCCGCTGTGGGTTCCTCAGCTCCTATGGAATCTTCTGGAGCCTCAGATCATCTGAAGCAACTTAGAGCCCCTGGCCCTAGGCCGCTTTCGGCAGGAATACACAGCCACTTCCCAGATGCCAGAGCTGCTTCGGTGGCCCCACTCAGCTCCCCTCTGCCATCAGGGGTCCCCTCCAGTTACTGCTCACAGCCTGCCATGGATCAGCAGACTGGGCAACAGCCTCTCCCATCTCCTGCTTCTGCAGTGACCCAGCCTCCCAGCCCAGGAAGCCATGAGCTCAACAGTCCAGCGTATGGGCTAGAGGAGGGAATGTGGAAGAGGGTGTCCCTGCCTCAGCGACCCTCTCCACCTTGGGTGAAGTGGGCCCACGCAGTCAAAGAGGACAGCCTTGCCAAGGATGCCTCAGTGCCTGAGTTTGCAAGCCAGAAGCACTGTAAACAGCAGCCGAGTCTTCCGAGTTCCTGCAGCACTTCTGACCCAGACACTCCAGGAAGGATCTCTCTCCGGATATCAGAGTCAGCCCTTCAAGCATCCCCACCGCCCCGGGGGGACTATGATGATGAAGTCTTCATGAAGGACGTACACCCCAAGGTTGCTTCAAGCCCCACATTTGAAGctcttcccccaccaccaccgccacctcCTCCACCGAGCCAGGAACCTCTAGCAAACGGCTCAGATGactttcctccacctcctccccaaGCCATGTGTGAGGTGCTGCTGGATGGTGAAGCATCCAAGGAACCTGGCAGTGG TTTCTGCAGGCTTCCCAGGGTGACAGTCACAAGGGAAGGGCACGTGCCTGGGGCAGTCCATTCCGAACATAGTCAGATAATGACTGCCACACCACCCCAAACTTCAGCCAAAGGTTCAGAAGCCGAGTCTAACACACCTTCCAGCGTGGGTGCCCAGCCTCAGCCCAGTGGTCCTCTTGGCAAGCAGCCCGGTCCTAGCCAGACACAAAACCTCACTTACGAACCTGTTGACAGAACTCAGGATCTAGGAAAGAAAATACATGCTGAGCctcagaagacctcagaagatatcCGAACAGAGGCTCTTGCCAAGGAAATTGTCCACCAAGACAAGTCTCTGGCGGACATTTTGGATCCGGACTCCAGAATGAAGACAACGATGGACCTGATGGAGGGTTTGTTCCCCAGAGATGCCAATGTGCTGAAGGACAGTGTTGCAAAGAGGAAAGCCTTAGACATGACCGCCAGGCATGGCGGATGTGAAGCCAAGAT GAGCGAGCACAAGGAGGCAGCGGGTGTGCTGGTCAACTGCCCTGCTTACTACAGTGTCTCTGCTGCCAAGGCGGAACTGCTGAACAAAATCAAAGACATGCCACAGGAGCtgcgggaggaggaggagcaggaggacgTCAATGAGAAAAAG gCTGAGCTCATTGGAAGCCTCACCCACAAGCTCGAGACCCTCCAGGAAGCAAAGGGGACTCTGCTCATGGACATCAAGCTGAACAATGCcctgggagaagaggtggaggCTCTGATCAGTGAGCTCTGCAAACCAAACGAGTTTGACAAGTACAAGATGTTCATAGGGGACTTGGACAAGGTGGTCAACCTGCTGCTCTCCCTGTCTGGACGCCTCGCCCGCGTGGAGAACGTCCTCAGTGGTCTTGGTGAAGACGCCAGTAAAGAAGAAAGG AGTTCTCTGAATGAGAAAAGGAAGGTTCTGGCTGGGCAGCATGAGGATGCCCGGGAGCTCAAGGAGAACCTGGACCGGAGGGAGCGCGTGGTGCTGGACATCCTGGCCAATTACCTGTCTGATGAGCAGCTCCAGGACTACCAACACTTTGTGAAAATGAAGTCCACACTCCTCATTGAACAGCGGAAGCTGGATGACAAGATAAAGCTGGGCCAGGAGCAGGTCAGGTGTCTGCTGGAGTCACTTCCCTCGAACTTCAGGCCCAAGGCCGGGGCCAtctccctgccccctgccctcACCAGCCATATGACTCCTGGGGGCGGCTCTGTATTGGGTGGCATTTTCCCAAcgttgacctctcctctctga
- the Shroom3 gene encoding protein Shroom3 isoform X5: MMQISQGTVGPPWHQSYHSSSSTSDLSNYDHAYLRRSPDQCSSQGSMESLEPSGGYPPCHLLSPAKSTSSIDQLGHLHNKRDSAYSSFSTSSSIFEYPPPGGSARERSSSTDMISARGGLLEGMRQADIRYVKTVYDTRRGVSSEYEVNPSALLLQGRDAHTSADSQGCAKWHSIPRGKGTPSLSWSQQCSGSLETATDNPPHKAGAPMPPTRSDSYAAFRHGERPSSWSSLDQKRFYRPQTNSSGSQKTPFLEEQLHTVPERSPENSPPVKPKHNYTRKTQPGQPLLPTGIYPVPSPEPHFAQVPQPSVSSNGTVYPALVKESGYTAAQGTCNKMAALDENGNQKEASRPGFAFCQPLEQDSVTLVEKKPEPAAKYLYKVHFSSVPENEDSSLKRHVTSPHGNSPYPSERKNIHGGSRPCSNQHSLASPQAQAMLVGDDRKPSRLFQPWDGDFQEDHNANLRQKVERESQGQGLSGNFGRTKSAFSSLQNIPESLRRPSSVELGEAPEVYPGGRSTCAPTTKVEDPGRKAGPDHRGFLDRSVSYPRPEGKMNAVESFHSADSRYEEPPAPPLQQQQQQQQQQQQQQQQQQQQQQQQQQQQQQQQQQQQQQQQQQQQQQQQQQQQQQPSTVSQRRLSASSTSALQYRKPHCSVLEKVSKIEEREQGRHRPLSVGSSAHGLSYRPSRTGPTPSTFSSDLDEPKASSVHGPESTEHLRNGEQNPPNGESKQEEASWQHCGQLPRRATADGRGPPARGSEPPRPEARLLRSQSTFQLVSEAEKEASWPEDRPSTPESPLLDAPFSRAYRNSIKDAQSRVLGATSFRRRDLEPGTAATSRPWRPRPASAHVGMRSPEAAAPSSSPHTPRERHSVTPAAGTPPAPQAARRGPRRRLTAEQKKRSYSEPEKMNEVGVSEEAEPAPRGPLRPAQQRFSESTVADRRRVFERDGKACSTLSLSGPELKQFQQSALADYIQRKTGKRPSGAACTPEPGLRERAQSAYLQAGPAAPEGPGLASACSLSSLREPEALPRKEHPHQSAADGPQAPRDRSSSFASGRLVGERRRWDPQAPRQLLSGPRGVQRMDRTPGGPPSWGMVAGKAGKSKSAEDLLERSDSLAVPVHVRSRSSPTSDKKGQDVLLREDSGFGLVKDPCCLAGPGSRSLSCSDRGPKELPLPLYHPMPCWNGSSCKAAVGSSAPMESSGASDHLKQLRAPGPRPLSAGIHSHFPDARAASVAPLSSPLPSGVPSSYCSQPAMDQQTGQQPLPSPASAVTQPPSPGSHELNSPAYGLEEGMWKRVSLPQRPSPPWVKWAHAVKEDSLAKDASVPEFASQKHCKQQPSLPSSCSTSDPDTPGRISLRISESALQASPPPRGDYDDEVFMKDVHPKVASSPTFEALPPPPPPPPPPSQEPLANGSDDFPPPPPQAMCEVLLDGEASKEPGSGFCRLPRVTVTREGHVPGAVHSEHSQIMTATPPQTSAKGSEAESNTPSSVGAQPQPSGPLGKQPGPSQTQNLTYEPVDRTQDLGKKIHAEPQKTSEDIRTEALAKEIVHQDKSLADILDPDSRMKTTMDLMEGLFPRDANVLKDSVAKRKALDMTARHGGCEAKMSEHKEAAGVLVNCPAYYSVSAAKAELLNKIKDMPQELREEEEQEDVNEKKAELIGSLTHKLETLQEAKGTLLMDIKLNNALGEEVEALISELCKPNEFDKYKMFIGDLDKVVNLLLSLSGRLARVENVLSGLGEDASKEERSSLNEKRKVLAGQHEDARELKENLDRRERVVLDILANYLSDEQLQDYQHFVKMKSTLLIEQRKLDDKIKLGQEQVRCLLESLPSNFRPKAGAISLPPALTSHMTPGGGSVLGGIFPTLTSPL, from the exons CTCTTCTACGAGTGACCTCTCCAACTATGACCATGCTTATCTGAGGCGGAGCCCTGACCAGTGCAGCTCCCAGGGGAGCATGGAAAGCCTGGAGCCCAGTGGCGGATACCCACCCTGccatcttctttctcctgccAAGTCCACGAGCAGCATCGACCAGCTAGGCCACCTTCACAATAAGAGAGACTCGGCATATAGCTCCTTCTCCACCAGTTCTAGCATCTTTGAGTACCCACCCCCTGGTGGCTCTGCCCGAGAACGTTCAAGTTCCACGGATATGATTTCTGCCCGGGGTGGCCTTCTCGAAGGGATGAGGCAGGCAGACATTCGCTATGTCAAGACAGTCTACGATACCCGGAGGGGAGTATCTTCTGAGTATGAGGTGAACCCTTCAGCCTTGCTTCTTCAAGGTAGGGATGCCCACACCTCAGCCGATAGTCAGGGCTGTGCTAAATGGCATAGCATTCCTCGGGGCAAGGGAACGCCTTCCCTGTCCTGGAGCCAGCAGTGTTCTGGTTCCCTGGAGACTGCTACTGACAACCCGCCCCACAAGGCAGGTGCACCCATGCCCCCAACCCGCAGTGATAGTTATGCAGCTTTCCGCCATGGCGAGCGTCCCAGCTCCTGGTCCAGCCTTGATCAGAAGAGGTTCTACCGGCCTCAGACAAACTCTTCAGGCTCCCAGAAAACCCCATTCCTGGAGGAACAACTGCATACAGTCCCAGAGAGGAGTCCAGAGAACAGCCCCCCAGTGAAACCTAAGCATAATTATACCCGGAAGACGCAGCCTGGCCAACCTCTGCTGCCCACTGGCATCTATCCGGTACCTTCTCCAGAGCCTCACTTTGCCCAGGTGCCCCAGCCCTCTGTGAGTAGTAATGGTACAGTCTACCCTGCACTAGTCAAAGAGAGTGGATACACAGCTGCTCAGGGAACTTGTAACAAGATGGCTGCCTTAGATGAGAACGGAAATCAAAAAGAAGCTAGCAGGCCTGGGTTTGCCTTCTGTCAGCCCCTAGAACAGGACTCAGTGACTCTTGTGGAGAAAAAGCCAGAGCCCGCGGCCAAATACCTCTACAAAGTCCATTTTTCTTCAGTGCCTGAAAATGAAGACTCTTCCCTAAAGAGACACGTCACATCTCCCCATGGCAATAGCCCATATCCCAGTGAGAGAAAGAACATTCATGGTGGCAGCAGACCATGTTCTAATCAGCACAGTCTCGCATCCCCTCAGGCCCAGGCCATGCTCGTGGGTGATGACAGGAAGCCTTCCAGGCTCTTTCAGCCTTGGGATGGAGACTTTCAGGAAGATCACAATGCCAACCTCAGGCAGAAAGTAGAGAGGGAAAGCCAAGGCCAGGGCTTGTCAGGCAACTTTGGCAGAACCAAGTCGgccttctcatctctccagaaTATTCCGGAGAGTCTAAGAAGACCAAGCAGCGTGGAGCTCGGAGAAGCCCCGGAGGTTTACCCCGGTGGCAGGTCCACCTGTGCCCCCACCACCAAGGTGGAGGACCCTGGAAGGAAAGCAGGGCCCGACCACAGAGGCTTCCTGGATAGGTCTGTTTCCTATCCAAGGCCCGAGGGGAAAATGAACGCTGTAGAATCTTTCCACAGTGCAGACTCCAGGTATGAAGAGCCCCCGGCCCCAccgctgcagcagcagcagcagcagcagcagcagcagcagcagcagcagcagcagcagcagcagcagcagcagcagcagcagcagcagcagcagcagcagcagcagcagcagcagcagcagcagcagcagcagcagcagcagcagcagcagcagcagcagcagcagcagccatccACTGTGAGCCAGAGGCGCCTGAGCGCCAGCAGCACGTCTGCCCTGCAGTACAGGAAGCCCCACTGCTCCGTGCTGGAGAAGGTTTCTAAAATAGAGGAGCGAGAGCAGGGGCGCCACAGACCCCTGAGTGTGGGCAGCTCCGCTCACGGCCTCAGCTACAGGCCCAGTAGGACCGGCCCGACTCCCAGTACTTTCTCCAGTGACCTTGACGAGCCAAAAGCAAGCAGCGTCCATGGCCCTGAGTCCACTGAGCACCTGCGCAATGGGGAGCAGAACCCCCCAAACGGGGAGTCTAAGCAGGAAGAGGCCTCCTGGCAGCACTGCGGCCAGCTGCCGAGGAGGGCCACTGCAGATGGCCGAGGGCCTCCTGCCCGAGGCAGTGAGCCCCCGAGGCCGGAGGCCCGCCTGCTCCGCAGCCAGAGCACCTTTCAGCTCGTCAGCGAGGCGGAGAAAGAAGCCTCCTGGCCGGAGGACAGGCCCAGCACCCCCGAGTCGCCCCTGCTGGACGCGCCCTTCAGCCGCGCCTACAGGAACAGCATCAAGGACGCCCAGTCCCGCGTCCTGGGAGCCACGTCGTTTCGTCGTCGAGACCTGGAACCGGGCACCGCCGCGACCTCGAGGCCCTGGCGCCCGCGACCTGCCTCTGCCCACGTGGGGATGCGGAGCCCGGAGGCCGCGGCGCCCTCGTCCTCCCCGCACACCCCTCGGGAGCGACACAGTGTGACCCCGGCCGCGGGGACCCCGCCCGCACCCCAGGCTGCCCGCAGAGGGCCACGCCGGCGGCTCACGGCCGAGCAGAAGAAGCGCTCCTACTCGGAGCCTGAGAAGATGAACGAGGTGGGGGTCTCGGAGGAGGCCGAGCCCGCGCCCCGCGGCCCACTGAGGCCCGCGCAGCAGCGCTTCTCGGAGAGCACCGTGGCCGACCGGCGCCGCGTCTTCGAGCGCGACGGCAAGGCCTGCTCCACGCTCAGCCTGTCGGGCCCCGAGCTGAAGCAGTTCCAGCAGAGTGCCCTGGCCGACTACATCCAGCGCAAGACCGGCAAGCGGCCCTCCGGAGCCGCCTGCACGCCGGAGCCCGGGCTGCGCGAGCGCGCACAGAGCGCCTACCTCCAGGCGGGCCCCGCGGCGCCCGAAGGCCCCGGCCTGGCCTCCGCCTGCAGCCTGAGCTCGCTGCGGGAGCCCGAGGCGCTGCCCCGCAAGGAGCACCCCCATCAGTCCGCCGCAGATGGACCACAGGCACCCCGAGATCGCAGCAGCTCCTTCGCCAGCGGACGCCTAGTCGGGGAGCGACGACGCTGGGATCCTCAGGCCCCCAGGCAGCTGCTCAGCGGACCGAGGGGTGTCCAGAGGATGGACAGGACCCCTGGCGGGCCGCCTTCCTGGGGCATGGTGGCCGGGAAGGCGGGGAAGTCCAAGTCAGCCGAGGATTTGCTGGAGCGCTCGGATTCCCTGGCGGTCCCTGTGCATGTGAGGTCCAGGTCGTCTCCCACCTCCGACAAGAAAGGTCAG GATGTGCTCCTGAGGGAAGACAGTGGCTTTGGTCTTGTGAAGGATCCATGTTGTTTGGCTGGCCCTGGGTCTAG GTCTCTCAGCTGCTCAGACAGAGGCCCAAAAGAGCTGCCATTACCCCTGTACCATCCCATGCCTTGCTGGAATGGCTCATCCTGCAAAGCCGCTGTGGGTTCCTCAGCTCCTATGGAATCTTCTGGAGCCTCAGATCATCTGAAGCAACTTAGAGCCCCTGGCCCTAGGCCGCTTTCGGCAGGAATACACAGCCACTTCCCAGATGCCAGAGCTGCTTCGGTGGCCCCACTCAGCTCCCCTCTGCCATCAGGGGTCCCCTCCAGTTACTGCTCACAGCCTGCCATGGATCAGCAGACTGGGCAACAGCCTCTCCCATCTCCTGCTTCTGCAGTGACCCAGCCTCCCAGCCCAGGAAGCCATGAGCTCAACAGTCCAGCGTATGGGCTAGAGGAGGGAATGTGGAAGAGGGTGTCCCTGCCTCAGCGACCCTCTCCACCTTGGGTGAAGTGGGCCCACGCAGTCAAAGAGGACAGCCTTGCCAAGGATGCCTCAGTGCCTGAGTTTGCAAGCCAGAAGCACTGTAAACAGCAGCCGAGTCTTCCGAGTTCCTGCAGCACTTCTGACCCAGACACTCCAGGAAGGATCTCTCTCCGGATATCAGAGTCAGCCCTTCAAGCATCCCCACCGCCCCGGGGGGACTATGATGATGAAGTCTTCATGAAGGACGTACACCCCAAGGTTGCTTCAAGCCCCACATTTGAAGctcttcccccaccaccaccgccacctcCTCCACCGAGCCAGGAACCTCTAGCAAACGGCTCAGATGactttcctccacctcctccccaaGCCATGTGTGAGGTGCTGCTGGATGGTGAAGCATCCAAGGAACCTGGCAGTGG TTTCTGCAGGCTTCCCAGGGTGACAGTCACAAGGGAAGGGCACGTGCCTGGGGCAGTCCATTCCGAACATAGTCAGATAATGACTGCCACACCACCCCAAACTTCAGCCAAAGGTTCAGAAGCCGAGTCTAACACACCTTCCAGCGTGGGTGCCCAGCCTCAGCCCAGTGGTCCTCTTGGCAAGCAGCCCGGTCCTAGCCAGACACAAAACCTCACTTACGAACCTGTTGACAGAACTCAGGATCTAGGAAAGAAAATACATGCTGAGCctcagaagacctcagaagatatcCGAACAGAGGCTCTTGCCAAGGAAATTGTCCACCAAGACAAGTCTCTGGCGGACATTTTGGATCCGGACTCCAGAATGAAGACAACGATGGACCTGATGGAGGGTTTGTTCCCCAGAGATGCCAATGTGCTGAAGGACAGTGTTGCAAAGAGGAAAGCCTTAGACATGACCGCCAGGCATGGCGGATGTGAAGCCAAGAT GAGCGAGCACAAGGAGGCAGCGGGTGTGCTGGTCAACTGCCCTGCTTACTACAGTGTCTCTGCTGCCAAGGCGGAACTGCTGAACAAAATCAAAGACATGCCACAGGAGCtgcgggaggaggaggagcaggaggacgTCAATGAGAAAAAG gCTGAGCTCATTGGAAGCCTCACCCACAAGCTCGAGACCCTCCAGGAAGCAAAGGGGACTCTGCTCATGGACATCAAGCTGAACAATGCcctgggagaagaggtggaggCTCTGATCAGTGAGCTCTGCAAACCAAACGAGTTTGACAAGTACAAGATGTTCATAGGGGACTTGGACAAGGTGGTCAACCTGCTGCTCTCCCTGTCTGGACGCCTCGCCCGCGTGGAGAACGTCCTCAGTGGTCTTGGTGAAGACGCCAGTAAAGAAGAAAGG AGTTCTCTGAATGAGAAAAGGAAGGTTCTGGCTGGGCAGCATGAGGATGCCCGGGAGCTCAAGGAGAACCTGGACCGGAGGGAGCGCGTGGTGCTGGACATCCTGGCCAATTACCTGTCTGATGAGCAGCTCCAGGACTACCAACACTTTGTGAAAATGAAGTCCACACTCCTCATTGAACAGCGGAAGCTGGATGACAAGATAAAGCTGGGCCAGGAGCAGGTCAGGTGTCTGCTGGAGTCACTTCCCTCGAACTTCAGGCCCAAGGCCGGGGCCAtctccctgccccctgccctcACCAGCCATATGACTCCTGGGGGCGGCTCTGTATTGGGTGGCATTTTCCCAAcgttgacctctcctctctga